The segment CTTGCGCTAATGGGTGAAGGAAAAGTCCATGACGCAAACGGTGTTGAAATGCCAACTATGCAAGCCTTGGATGCTGCAGGAATTAAGCCGATTGAACTTGAGGCTAAAGAAGGTCTTGCGTTAATCAACGGCACCGATGGAATGCTCGGAATGTTGATCATGGCATGCGCCGATCTCGAACAACTCTGCGCTGTCGCAGATATAACAACTGCGATGAGCATTGAAGGCTTACTCGGCACTGATCGAGTATTTGCCCCCGATCTACATGCACCGCTGCGCCCACAAATTGGCCAAGCGGTTAGCGCCGCCAACATTTTTGCAATGCTCAAGGGCTCGGGAATTGTTGCCTCACACCGCGAAAATGATTCACGCGTACAAGATGCTTATTCATTACGTTGTGCGCCTCAGGTTGCCGGCGCTGTCCGTGACACAATTTCTTACGCCTCAACTATCGCCGAGCGCGAACTCGCATCGGCGATTGATAATCCCGTCGTACTTCCTGACGGACGCGTTGAATCCAATGGAAACTTCCACGGGGCACCTGTTGCCTACGTATTAGATTTCCTTGCAATCGCTGCAACAGATTTGGGCTCAATTGCCGAACGTCGCACCGACCGCGCACTAGATCAACATCGTTCTGCCGGTTTGCCACCATTCTTAGCGCACGATCCTGGTGTTGATTCAGGGCTAATGATTGCGCAATACACACAAGCCGGATTAGTCAGCGAGAATAAACGCCTTGCAACCCCTGCCAGCGTTGATTCGATTCCATCATCTGCAATGCAAGAAGATCATGTATCTATGGGTTGGTCGGCAGCGCGTAAATTGCGCAAAGTTGTCGAAAATCTTGCACGCATCCTGGCTATCGAACTCGTTACCGCGGCGCGTGCCATTGAACTCCGCGAAGGTTTGAGCCCATCACCTGCAACAGGTCGAGTTGTTAAAGAGTTGCGAAAAGTAGTTCCGGGAGTTGGGCCAGATCGTTTCTTATCTCCAGAACTTGAAGCGGCGACAACGTTGGTTAATTCAGGATCAATCGTTTCTGCTGCAAGAGAAGTAGTTAAAGAACTTATCTAGTTGCAAATCCAGCGGCTGTTTCAAGAATCAAGAGAGCTGCTAAGCGCACAGTACGTTGATCATCTGAATCAGCGGCAGCATCGATTTCCGTAATGTCGATGGCACGAACTCGCTTATCAGCACCCAGTAGAAGCGCTGCTTGGCGCAGTTCATCTGCAGATATTCCACCAGGCATTGCCGCTGGGCATGCCGGAACGACGCTGCGATCACAGACATCGACATCTAGATCAACATAAATCTCACGTCCATCAGCGCCAGCGATTTCTAGCGCTTTCTTTAAGACTTCAGTAATTGTCATCTCACGCAACTGCGC is part of the Candidatus Planktophila lacus genome and harbors:
- the hutH gene encoding histidine ammonia-lyase, with protein sequence MASKSNRTVTLSTSGVTFADVIDVARYGAKVELSKQSIDAINVSRKYIEEYAAGGIPVYGVSTGFGALANRHIDVADRAQLQKSLIRSHAAGVGPAVEREVVRALMFLRLRTMASGRTGVRVALAQSYIDFLNHGITPVVPEFGSLGCSGDLAPLSHCALALMGEGKVHDANGVEMPTMQALDAAGIKPIELEAKEGLALINGTDGMLGMLIMACADLEQLCAVADITTAMSIEGLLGTDRVFAPDLHAPLRPQIGQAVSAANIFAMLKGSGIVASHRENDSRVQDAYSLRCAPQVAGAVRDTISYASTIAERELASAIDNPVVLPDGRVESNGNFHGAPVAYVLDFLAIAATDLGSIAERRTDRALDQHRSAGLPPFLAHDPGVDSGLMIAQYTQAGLVSENKRLATPASVDSIPSSAMQEDHVSMGWSAARKLRKVVENLARILAIELVTAARAIELREGLSPSPATGRVVKELRKVVPGVGPDRFLSPELEAATTLVNSGSIVSAAREVVKELI